The Impatiens glandulifera chromosome 3, dImpGla2.1, whole genome shotgun sequence genome contains a region encoding:
- the LOC124932927 gene encoding glyoxylate/hydroxypyruvate/pyruvate reductase 2KGR-like — protein sequence MESIGVLMTCPMNTYLEQELDKRFKLFRFWHFPQEQTFLKEHSATIRAVVGNASIGANANLIDALPSLEIVSSFSVGLDKVDLPKCKDKRIRVTNTPDVLTEDVADLAIGLMIATLRRLCESDRYVRGGLWKKKGDFKLTSKFSGKSVGIIGLGRIGLAIAKRAEAFDCPISYYSRSPKATSKSYKYYPTVVDLASNCEILVVACALTEETRHIINREVIDALGAEGVVINIGRGPHIDEAELVSALVEGRLGGAGLDVFENEPGVPEQLFELENVVLAPHVGSGTNETRKAMADLVIGNLEAHFLNKPLLTPVV from the exons ATGGAGTCTATCGGAGTACTCATGACTTGTCCAATGAACACCTACTTGGAACAAGAACTCGACAAGCGATTCAAGCTCTTCCGCTTCTGGCACTTTCCTCAGGAGCAGACTTTCCTCAAGGAACACTCTGCCACAATCCGCGCCGTCGTCGGAAACGCCTCCATCGGAGCAAACGCCAATCTCATCGACGCTCTACCTTCCCTGGAGATCGTATCTAGCTTCAGCGTCGGCCTGGACAAAGTCGATTTGCCTAAGTGCAAGGATAAAAGAATTAGGGTTACAAACACGCCGGACGTTCTCACTGAAGACGTCGCCGACCTCGCTATAGGCCTGATGATCGCAACGCTGAGACGACTCTGCGAATCCGATCGGTATGTAAGGGGTGGATTATGGAAGAAGAAAGGAGACTTCAAATTAACCTCAAAG TTCAGTGGAAAATCAGTCGGGATTATCGGACTGGGGAGAATTGGATTGGCGATAGCTAAGAGAGCCGAAGCATTCGATTGTCCGATCAGCTATTACTCAAGATCACCAAAAGCAACCTCGAAGTCCTACAAATACTACCCAACCGTCGTTGATCTGGCTTCGAATTGTGAGATTCTGGTGGTGGCCTGCGCCTTAACAGAAGAGACTCGACATATAATCAACCGCGAAGTAATCGATGCATTGGGGGCGGAGGGAGTGGTTATAAACATTGGGCGAGGACCGCACATAGATGAGGCGGAGCTGGTGTCTGCATTGGTGGAAGGTAGATTGGGCGGAGCAGGGCTGGACGTGTTTGAAAACGAACCTGGAGTGCCGGAGCAGCTGTTTGAATTGGAAAACGTTGTTCTAGCTCCTCATGTGGGTAGTGGAACTAATGAAACTCGCAAAGCCATGGCTGATCTTGTGATTGGAAACTTGGAAGCTCATTTTCTGAACAAACCATTGTTGACTCCTGTAGTTTGA
- the LOC124932926 gene encoding ATP-dependent DNA helicase DDX11: MGELHSEEEWKKKFPAFPFKPYSIQIDFMNALYQSLDRGGIAMLESPTGTGKTLSIICSSLQWLVDQKQKQYTEKAAVCVDHRHSGSDDEPDWLRNFEINKDDKEDEHKKINYNNNNNKKKNKTTAIGPRRDLLNSSEKDDDILKEKEGNAEGLNDNEFLVVEYESDDELESGSGQSKRKSGEVSFSSSSDEEESKENGFDYGEEEEEARLKIYFCSRTHSQLSQFVKELRRTVFPVEVRVVCLSSRKNSCINEEVLKLGNPSRINDRCLELQKHKKDNISKKKITNGGGRTRRTKASSCGGCPMLKKHKVQKQFRNEIYEEGVLDIEDLVHLGKRLGTCPYYGSRSMIPAADLVILPYQSLLSRASRESLGLKLKNNIVIIDEAHNLADSLISMYDSRITLSQLDHVHSLLESYFGRFRNVLGPGNRRYIQTLMVITRAFTRILHIENPTNATETSDSSMAINEFLFSLNIDNINLIKLLRYIKESNIIHKASGYGDRTSSLNKESAPSNAENSIEEGSSVSSFQALANILMALNNRDGDGRIIISKTNQGGEYLKYVMLSGEKIFSEVTNEVRAVILAGGTLQPIEETRERLFPSLKPDQLHFFSCNHIVSPDRILPLVVSNGPTGQSFDFSFGSRSSPTMIEELGLLICNLVTVIPEGIVVFFSSFDYETQVHDAWKSNGIISRISKRKRLFREPRGNKDVDVILNEYKNAIINEHGSILLAVVGGKVSEGINFSDGMGRCIIMVGLPYPSPSDIELIERIKHIDGLVRDDLKTGMNVLRCCGRRGKEYYENLCMKAVNQSIGRAIRHINDYAAILLVDSRYAAPGSSRSTNKLPHWIRNRLSATDKYGEVHRLLHQFFKLNKSQAKQ; this comes from the exons atgGGTGAATTACATTCAGAAGAAGAATGGAAGAAAAAATTCCCAGCATTTCCATTCAAGCCCTATTCTATTCAGATCGATTTCATGAATGCGCTTTACCAGTCACTCGATAGAGGAGGAATCGCCATGCTCGAGAGCCCCACCG GCACTGGCAAAACTCTTAGCATTATTTGTAGTTCCTTGCAATGGCTAGTTGATCAGAAGCAAAAGCAATATACTGAAAAAGCTGCTGTTTGCGTCGATCATCGCCACTCTGGTTCAGATGACGAACCAGATTGGTTaagaaattttgaaataaacaaaGATGATAAAGAAGACGAACATAAAAAGATAAActataacaacaacaacaacaagaagaagaataaaactACTGCGATAGGACCACGGAGAGATTTGCTCAATTCAAGTGAGAAAGATGATGATATCCTTAAGGAGAAGGAAGGAAATGCTGAGGGATTAAATGACAACGAGTTTTTAGTTGTGGAATATGAGTCTGACGATGAACTTGAGTCTGGAAGCGGTCAATCCAAGAGGAAATCTGGTGAAGTTTCATTTAGTTCATCCAGCGATGAGGAAGAATCGAAGGAGAATGGATTTGAttatggagaagaagaagaggaggcaCGATTGAAAATATACTTTTGTAGCCGAACACATTCGCAGCTTTCTCAGTTTGTTAAGGAATTGAGAAGGACTGTTTTCCCTGTAGAAGTTAGAGTTGTATGTTTGAGCTCAAGAAAGAATTCTTGCATTAACGAAG AGGTTCTGAAACTTGGAAACCCTAGTCGAATCAATGATCGTTGCTTGGAGCTGCAAAAGCATAAGAAAGATAACATTTCCAAAAAGAAG ATCACAAACGGTGGAGGAAGAACACGTCGAACTAAGGCTTCTTCTTGTGGAGGTTGTCCAATGCTTAAGAAGCATAAGGTACAAAAGCAATTTAGGAATGAAATATATGAAGAAGGTGTTCTAGATATTGAAGATCTTGTTCATCTTGGAAAAAGATTGGGAACTTGTCCATATTATGGCTCGAGAAGTATGATTCCGGCTGCAGATCTTGTTATCCTTCCCTATCAGTCACTTCTTTCTAGAGCATCGCGGGAATCACTCGGTCTAAAGCTAAAGAATAACATTGTTATAATAGACGAGGCTCATAATCTAGCTGACAGTCTAATCAGCATGTATGACTCAAGGATCACTTTGTCACAG TTGGATCATGTGCATTCCCTATTGGAGAGTTATTTTGGCCGATTTCGAAATGTTTTAGGACCTGGGAACCGCAGATACATACAAACACTCATGGTCATCACAAGGGCGTTTACTCGTATTCTACACATTGAAAATCCTACAAACGCAACTGAAACCTCTGATTCATCCATGGCTATCAATGAGTTCTTATTTTCACTCAACATTGACAATATAAACTTGATCAAGTTATTAAGATATATTAAAGAAAGCAACATCATTCACAAG GCAAGTGGATATGGAGATAGAACAAGTAGTTTGAACAAGGAATCAGCACCCTCAAATGCAGAAAATAGCATCGAAGAAGGAAGCAGCGTATCTAGTTTTCAAGCATTGGCTAATATTCTGATGGCATTGAATAACCGAGATGGAGATGGTAGGATAATCATTTCAAAGACAAATCAAGGAGGTGAATATCTCAAATATGTGATGCTTTCAGGAGAAAAGATATTTTCCGAG GTTACAAATGAAGTGCGGGCAGTGATTCTAGCTGGAGGAACTTTACAGCCAATAGAAGAAACTCGAGAACGATTATTTCCATCGTTAAAACCAGATCAACTACATTTCTTTTCATGCAATCATATAGTTTCACCCGACAGAATTTTACCTCTCGTGGTTTCCAATGGTCCAACAGGTCAATCTTTCGATTTCAGCTTCGGCTCAAGAAGTTCACCAACTATGATCGAGGAGCTAGGACTTTTGATCTGCAATTTAGTAACAGTCATTCCCGAGGGAATAGTTGTGTTCTTCTCTTCATTTGACTACGAGACTCAAGTTCATGATGCATGGAAATCAAACGGGATCATTTCGAGAATTTCAAAGAGAAAACGTCTATTTAGGGAACCTAGAGGGAACAAGGACGTTGACGTCATTTTGAATGAATACAAGAATGCAATTATAAACGAGCATGGTTCGATTCTTCTAGCTGTAGTGGGTGGTAAAGTTTCGGAAGGAATTAACTTTAGCGACGGAATGGGTCGTTGTATAATCATGGTTGGACTTCCTTATCCTAGTCCGTCTGATATCGAGTTGATCGAAAGGATTAAGCATATCGACGGTCTTGTTCGCGATGATTTGAAAACCGGGATGAATGTGTTAAGATGTTGTGGACGAAGGGGAAAAGAGTATTACGAGAATCTTTGCATGAAGGCTGTAAATCAATCTATTG GGAGAGCGATACGTCATATAAACGATTACGCGGCTATTTTACTGGTGGATTCGCGTTATGCTGCTCCGGGTTCTTCACGTTCAACAAACAAGCTTCCACATTGGATAAGAAACCGTCTTTCTGCGACAGATAAGTATGGAGAAGTTCATAGACTTCTCCACCAGTTCTTTAAGCTAAACAAAAGCCAAGCAAAGCAATGA